A part of Melittangium boletus DSM 14713 genomic DNA contains:
- a CDS encoding HEAT repeat domain-containing protein, with amino-acid sequence MSDERPDALLRSALEKIVYFEARAEQLHNELTSTRAELEHFKRELTLSEQRELELRREVAQLEVRVGRLGTEREELTRLNQALRTERGQLLGKLLEASRIRASGRPEREDDEDEGGLGIDLASFISQLRSEVLERPGQGGPGPAYPWPSPAEQPAPQPAPVLATVGAPASVAAASPVVQHAWRLQQEGRLEVSAGQMAELSGAGGGDETLFGFSVRELSAPDATSRVRAAERLKALGQPAAAPALASALHAEDDPTVQVALLAAFAEVGKEQGASVVSPLLASRVPEVRIAALKALLALSPQEAAPHLAQAVKDPDRGVRRRASLLALGLEGENARRLGEEAIQDPDVEVRSLAALALGAGSGEFARSLLLEALKDPEVRVRRSAAQSLGRILGQDVSAVVDLDEGRRRREIRRLASLPVQPVRASLAPKAPPPRAAAPAAPAPPPTAPTPVVPTPATQVPPRSTARAAPSPVEALCAPLLSEIRVAIRGRSLGELATGIRSSPELAQEALALLVARGSVIRRGHKYFAS; translated from the coding sequence GTGAGTGACGAGCGTCCGGACGCGCTACTCAGAAGCGCACTCGAGAAGATTGTCTATTTCGAGGCGCGTGCCGAGCAGCTTCACAACGAGCTGACGTCCACGCGGGCGGAGCTGGAGCACTTCAAGCGCGAGCTGACCCTCTCCGAGCAGCGGGAGCTGGAGTTGCGGCGCGAGGTGGCGCAGTTGGAAGTGCGCGTGGGCCGCCTGGGCACCGAGCGCGAGGAGCTGACGCGCCTCAACCAGGCCCTGCGCACCGAGCGCGGCCAGTTGCTCGGCAAGCTCCTGGAGGCCAGCCGCATCCGCGCCTCGGGCCGTCCCGAGCGCGAGGACGACGAGGACGAGGGCGGATTGGGCATCGACCTGGCGTCCTTCATCTCGCAGCTGCGCAGCGAGGTGCTCGAGCGCCCCGGACAGGGCGGCCCCGGCCCCGCCTACCCCTGGCCCTCGCCGGCGGAGCAGCCCGCGCCGCAGCCCGCGCCCGTGCTCGCCACGGTGGGCGCGCCCGCGTCCGTGGCGGCGGCCTCGCCCGTGGTGCAGCACGCCTGGCGCCTGCAACAGGAGGGGCGGCTCGAGGTGAGCGCCGGGCAGATGGCGGAGCTGTCCGGCGCGGGAGGCGGGGACGAGACGCTGTTCGGCTTCTCCGTGCGCGAGCTGTCCGCGCCGGACGCCACGTCCCGCGTGCGCGCCGCCGAACGGCTCAAGGCCCTGGGCCAGCCGGCCGCCGCGCCCGCCCTGGCGAGCGCCCTGCACGCGGAGGACGACCCCACCGTCCAGGTCGCGCTCCTGGCGGCCTTCGCCGAGGTGGGCAAGGAGCAGGGGGCCTCGGTGGTGTCGCCCCTGCTCGCCTCGCGCGTGCCCGAGGTGCGCATCGCCGCGCTCAAGGCGCTGCTGGCCCTGTCTCCCCAGGAGGCCGCGCCCCACCTGGCCCAGGCGGTGAAGGATCCGGACCGCGGTGTGCGCCGGCGCGCCTCGCTGCTGGCGCTCGGCCTGGAGGGGGAGAACGCGCGGCGCCTCGGTGAGGAGGCCATCCAGGATCCAGACGTCGAGGTGCGCAGCCTCGCCGCCCTGGCGCTCGGGGCTGGCAGCGGGGAGTTCGCGCGAAGCCTGCTCCTCGAGGCGCTCAAGGATCCCGAGGTGCGCGTGCGCCGGTCGGCCGCGCAGAGCCTCGGCCGCATCCTCGGCCAGGACGTGTCCGCCGTGGTGGACCTGGACGAGGGCCGCCGCCGCCGGGAGATCCGCCGTCTCGCCTCGCTGCCCGTGCAACCCGTGCGGGCCTCGCTCGCCCCGAAAGCGCCGCCGCCCCGTGCCGCCGCGCCCGCGGCTCCGGCGCCCCCTCCCACCGCCCCCACCCCCGTCGTGCCCACCCCGGCCACACAGGTCCCACCCCGTTCCACCGCGCGTGCGGCGCCCTCGCCCGTGGAGGCGTTGTGTGCTCCCCTGCTGTCGGAAATCCGGGTGGCCATCCGGGGCCGTTCCCTGGGAGAACTGGCCACGGGGATCCGCTCCTCGCCCGAACTCGCCCAGGAGGCGCTTGCCCTGCTGGTGGCCAGGGGTTCGGTCATTCGGAGAGGTCACAAATACTTCGCCTCTTGA